In a single window of the Patescibacteria group bacterium genome:
- a CDS encoding glycosyltransferase family 2 protein, whose product MTKPFFSIVIPTYNRYELLKATIAITLKQTFKDFELIISDNASTDETQQVIKSFKDKRIRYYRNKINIGAELNYQKVFSYARGKYLFTMGDDDFILFEDTLEQIKKIIDKKNYGFLRLNLIERKFIGKGLRKSIITIEKDIVLPKNSSGEKIVHFFNKVAAGHVAGLVIKNSKGIENKVTDCRETAWIKAIFEATQKDGALFSSKNYMVITWSQGDILTHYQVSKQNRLMFETYTDYVFKVISPKELNAFKLNFYKNFIILQPAIKLYSNSSNLIKFDKRLVKLEPRLKRNLLFWLFIIMALLLPKFVWKIIRAIQHAGKNKINRAQNLKKVYNTYAFLSKQYFLK is encoded by the coding sequence ATGACAAAACCTTTTTTTTCTATCGTTATTCCTACCTACAACCGTTATGAGCTTTTAAAGGCAACGATTGCCATTACTCTTAAACAAACTTTTAAGGATTTTGAACTGATTATTTCCGATAACGCCTCTACCGACGAAACACAACAAGTGATCAAGTCTTTTAAAGATAAGCGAATTAGATATTACCGTAACAAAATTAACATTGGTGCTGAATTAAATTATCAAAAAGTTTTTTCCTACGCCAGGGGAAAATACCTTTTTACGATGGGTGATGACGATTTTATTCTTTTTGAAGACACGCTGGAGCAAATAAAAAAAATAATTGATAAAAAAAATTATGGTTTTCTTCGCCTGAATTTAATCGAAAGAAAATTTATAGGGAAAGGCCTTCGTAAAAGTATTATTACCATTGAAAAAGATATCGTTCTTCCCAAGAATTCCTCGGGAGAAAAAATCGTTCATTTTTTTAATAAAGTCGCCGCCGGACATGTGGCGGGCTTGGTCATTAAGAATAGTAAAGGAATCGAAAATAAGGTGACTGATTGTCGAGAAACGGCATGGATTAAGGCAATTTTTGAAGCGACCCAAAAAGACGGCGCCCTTTTTAGCTCAAAGAATTATATGGTTATTACCTGGTCTCAAGGTGACATCCTGACGCATTACCAAGTCTCCAAACAGAATCGTTTAATGTTTGAAACTTATACCGATTATGTTTTTAAAGTTATTTCTCCAAAAGAACTCAATGCTTTCAAGCTAAATTTTTATAAGAATTTCATTATTTTGCAGCCAGCTATTAAATTATATTCGAATAGTTCTAATTTAATTAAATTTGATAAAAGACTAGTCAAACTCGAGCCAAGATTAAAAAGAAATTTATTATTTTGGTTATTTATCATTATGGCCCTATTGCTGCCAAAATTTGTTTGGAAAATAATCAGAGCCATTCAACATGCGGGCAAAAACAAGATCAACCGGGCACAAAATCTTAAAAAGGTATATAATACATACGCTTTTTTAAGTAAACAATATTTTTTAAAATGA
- a CDS encoding glycosyltransferase family 39 protein, with translation MTKKKKLLIFCLKLFLIGLLLYNLGAVVSENKEKYFTFDYWQRFPSLKFIYENSQYVTKTPIGWIPDEIIYSYNGPALVKGGSPILIVPDSPPLGKYLIGLSALIFNNEKLVILFSGFLSFFFLYLLGKQLFNNTILALLPCVFLSFEKLILNQFVFVPLLDIIQLPFLLSCFYFFNKGLAGKKKKQLLYFSLSSILLGCFIATKFFVNGLPIIASFYIVLLLHKKIRPLVFFTLTLPLALLVLILSYSKVFLDGEGIRRFFGIQKWIFLYHQSKLILPFSIWPLILLNKWYVWWGDKPILSDSQWQITWPLVFIVSLITIALYFLKKIPQKLEFEVLAVWTICYVFFFSFGQITTRYLILYLPILYLVAVFGLKNLFLKEQYGK, from the coding sequence ATGACAAAAAAGAAAAAACTACTAATATTTTGCCTAAAATTATTTCTTATTGGTCTTCTTCTTTATAATCTCGGCGCTGTTGTTTCGGAAAATAAAGAGAAATATTTTACTTTTGATTACTGGCAGAGGTTTCCGTCCTTAAAATTTATTTATGAAAATTCGCAATATGTAACGAAAACGCCTATCGGATGGATTCCCGACGAAATAATTTATTCTTATAATGGACCGGCCCTTGTTAAGGGTGGCTCGCCGATTTTAATCGTTCCCGATTCCCCACCACTGGGTAAATATTTAATCGGCCTGTCTGCTTTAATTTTTAATAATGAAAAACTTGTTATTCTTTTCTCCGGCTTTTTAAGCTTCTTTTTTCTTTATCTTCTAGGCAAACAATTATTTAATAATACCATTCTCGCTCTTTTACCCTGTGTTTTTTTAAGCTTTGAAAAACTCATCTTAAATCAGTTTGTTTTTGTTCCTCTTTTAGATATAATTCAGCTTCCGTTTCTTCTTTCCTGTTTTTATTTCTTTAATAAAGGCCTCGCTGGAAAAAAGAAAAAACAACTTCTCTATTTCTCTCTCTCGTCAATTTTATTAGGCTGTTTTATTGCCACTAAATTTTTTGTTAACGGTTTGCCGATTATTGCTTCCTTTTATATCGTTCTTTTATTGCATAAAAAAATTAGACCTCTTGTTTTTTTCACTCTAACTCTTCCCTTAGCCCTATTGGTCTTAATCTTAAGTTATTCAAAAGTTTTTTTAGACGGAGAGGGAATCCGTCGTTTTTTTGGTATTCAAAAATGGATATTCTTATATCATCAAAGCAAGCTTATTTTGCCTTTTTCTATTTGGCCCTTAATTCTTCTTAATAAATGGTATGTTTGGTGGGGAGACAAACCGATACTCTCCGATTCACAGTGGCAGATTACCTGGCCTCTTGTCTTTATTGTCAGCTTGATAACCATTGCGCTTTATTTCTTAAAAAAAATTCCGCAAAAACTGGAGTTTGAAGTTTTAGCCGTCTGGACAATATGTTATGTTTTCTTTTTTAGTTTCGGACAAATAACAACACGTTATTTAATTCTTTATCTACCGATTCTTTATCTGGTTGCGGTTTTTGGCTTAAAAAATCTTTTTTTAAAAGAACAATATGGAAAATAA
- a CDS encoding glycosyltransferase family 2 protein — translation MENNPLVSVVIPAKNSGTVLETCFKYIKNQTYPNIEIIVVDSHSKDKTQKICEQYKVRLIQFDDSKTRGHFDATYKRNLGAKEARGSFVYYLDADFELTPNVIAEAVAICQKRNDAVIVKEIVKGQGFWTRCKWLEQETYWGDDNVEAPRFFKKEVWDKLGGLDENLGAGCDDWDLYQRFRQKGYKVFRIKAPLYHNEGKITLSHLWKKAFLYGKDASKFVKKNPRGGLIYFFPIRPAYLKHWKMFVKYPLEGIGLIFMRIFEYLGGFAGIVASKI, via the coding sequence ATGGAAAATAATCCTTTAGTTTCTGTCGTTATTCCCGCAAAAAATTCCGGTACGGTTTTAGAGACCTGTTTTAAATACATCAAAAACCAAACTTACCCCAATATCGAAATAATTGTCGTTGACAGCCATTCGAAAGATAAGACGCAGAAAATTTGCGAACAATATAAAGTAAGGCTTATTCAGTTTGACGACAGTAAAACCAGAGGACATTTTGACGCTACCTATAAAAGAAATTTGGGGGCTAAAGAGGCTAGGGGCTCTTTTGTTTATTATCTAGATGCCGATTTTGAACTGACACCAAACGTTATTGCCGAAGCCGTCGCTATCTGCCAAAAGAGGAATGACGCCGTTATTGTCAAGGAAATTGTCAAAGGACAAGGTTTTTGGACCCGTTGCAAATGGCTGGAGCAAGAAACTTATTGGGGCGATGATAATGTCGAGGCTCCTCGTTTTTTTAAAAAAGAGGTTTGGGATAAATTGGGGGGTCTTGATGAAAATTTGGGCGCCGGCTGTGACGATTGGGACCTATATCAAAGATTTAGACAAAAGGGTTATAAAGTCTTTCGGATAAAAGCACCGCTTTATCATAATGAGGGCAAAATCACTCTTTCTCATTTATGGAAAAAGGCTTTTCTTTACGGCAAAGACGCTTCAAAATTTGTTAAAAAAAACCCGAGAGGCGGCTTAATTTATTTTTTCCCGATAAGGCCTGCCTATTTAAAACACTGGAAAATGTTTGTAAAGTATCCTTTAGAGGGAATTGGCCTTATTTTTATGAGGATTTTTGAATATTTAGGAGGTTTTGCGGGCATTGTCGCTTCGAAAATTTAA
- a CDS encoding NAD(P)-dependent oxidoreductase, which produces MTNYWQGKKVLVTGASGFTGVRLCLELHKKGARVRALTHKDVDLTNYNQTKQAITDETIIIHAACLDGGAAFKKKFAKKIFFDNLKMTQNLVRALENKNIEKFVYISSAEVYGKPAKKGKIKEEDLNNYPPFIPEYYYAWSKIINESLCQTLENPVKVIIIRPANLYGIGDRYERGRLVPTILEKIKRGQRSLLLKGDGRQEKTFLYLDDYIKNLLQLVEKSKGGIYNFAGEKIIKIKDFVRIFSRISGLKITFSDKNQTPQSPFVLDITKAKKIVDYWYDSTYEENIKNLVKKTNSAKASLTP; this is translated from the coding sequence ATGACAAATTATTGGCAAGGTAAAAAAGTTTTGGTTACCGGAGCTTCCGGTTTTACCGGCGTACGCTTATGTTTAGAACTTCACAAAAAGGGTGCCAGGGTCAGGGCTCTAACCCATAAAGATGTTGACTTAACTAACTACAATCAAACAAAACAAGCCATTACCGACGAAACCATTATTATCCACGCTGCCTGTCTTGATGGCGGAGCCGCTTTCAAAAAAAAGTTTGCCAAGAAAATCTTTTTTGATAATTTAAAGATGACCCAGAATCTTGTCAGGGCTCTTGAGAATAAAAATATTGAGAAATTTGTTTATATAAGCTCCGCCGAAGTTTATGGCAAACCGGCAAAAAAAGGAAAAATCAAAGAAGAAGATTTAAATAATTACCCACCATTTATCCCGGAATATTATTATGCTTGGTCAAAAATTATTAATGAGTCCTTATGTCAAACACTGGAAAATCCTGTCAAGGTTATAATCATAAGACCCGCCAATCTTTATGGGATTGGTGACCGCTACGAACGAGGCAGGCTTGTACCAACGATTCTCGAGAAGATTAAAAGAGGCCAAAGATCGCTTCTTTTAAAAGGCGACGGTCGGCAAGAAAAAACTTTTCTTTATCTTGATGATTATATCAAAAATCTGCTTCAGTTAGTCGAAAAAAGCAAGGGAGGAATTTATAATTTTGCCGGGGAAAAGATTATTAAGATTAAAGACTTTGTTAGAATTTTTAGCAGAATTTCTGGGTTAAAAATAACCTTCAGCGATAAAAACCAAACGCCTCAATCGCCTTTTGTTTTAGACATTACGAAAGCGAAGAAAATTGTTGACTATTGGTATGACTCAACTTACGAAGAAAATATTAAGAATCTCGTTAAGAAAACAAATTCCGCAAAAGCTTCACTAACTCCTTAA
- a CDS encoding SDR family NAD(P)-dependent oxidoreductase has translation MNLKNKKILITGGSGSLGRQLIKELLGRKAENIVSVSRDEGLIKEAEAEINDRRVIWRVGNIADTESVKYLLKGIDFVYHTAAIKHVSLAEKYPREVLRINIFGILNLLEQSQNVSRFINISSDKAIGVVNCYGASKLLGEYLVSETNNFFEGKFINIRCPNFLGSRGSVLDLWQRQIKKQNKIEITDPKMTRFFITLPDAAKFIVEKSLEDNLNPAKIYYPLEFTKKFHLDDLGKAFIEVFGDKKTEIKVIGAKTGEKTHEDYLTDVAFLSVKELVKLLRNLFS, from the coding sequence ATGAACTTAAAAAATAAAAAAATTCTGATTACCGGTGGTTCTGGAAGTTTAGGCAGGCAATTGATTAAAGAGCTTTTGGGAAGAAAAGCGGAAAATATCGTTTCAGTTTCCCGTGACGAAGGGTTGATTAAAGAAGCCGAAGCGGAAATAAATGACAGGCGTGTTATTTGGAGAGTGGGCAATATTGCCGACACGGAATCTGTTAAATACCTTTTAAAGGGGATTGATTTTGTTTATCACACGGCGGCTATCAAGCACGTTAGCTTGGCAGAAAAATATCCGAGAGAAGTTTTAAGAATTAATATCTTTGGGATTTTAAATTTACTGGAACAGTCTCAAAATGTCTCAAGATTTATTAATATTTCATCGGATAAGGCCATAGGAGTGGTTAACTGCTATGGTGCTTCGAAGCTTTTAGGCGAGTATTTGGTTTCGGAAACAAATAATTTTTTTGAAGGAAAATTTATTAATATTCGTTGCCCTAATTTTCTTGGTTCACGAGGAAGCGTTTTGGATCTTTGGCAAAGACAAATAAAAAAGCAAAATAAAATCGAAATCACCGATCCTAAAATGACCAGGTTTTTCATAACCCTGCCGGACGCAGCTAAATTTATTGTGGAGAAAAGCCTTGAGGATAATTTAAATCCTGCCAAAATTTATTATCCTTTGGAATTTACCAAAAAATTTCACCTTGATGATCTGGGTAAGGCTTTTATAGAAGTTTTTGGTGATAAAAAAACAGAAATAAAAGTTATCGGGGCGAAGACTGGCGAAAAAACACACGAAGACTACTTAACCGACGTTGCTTTCTTAAGCGTTAAGGAGTTAGTGAAGCTTTTGCGGAATTTGTTTTCTTAA
- a CDS encoding B12-binding domain-containing radical SAM protein: MSPRNKMKIAIAYPPLESEKGVPLLSQNRQFQWFPSLLTTYSIYPVVPASAATLLKKAGHEIYWLDGIAEKWSYKKWEKELQKIKPDLVFFETKTPVVKRYWKIIDNLKDKRNKTRYILVGDHVTALPEESMENSKVDYILTGGDYDFLLLNLVNHLIKGEKLEPGIWYRNETLDMKSEIKNTGKFQLNHDLNSLPTIDRKLTKWELYAYKNSNFYRAPGAYTMFGRDCWWGRCTFCSWTTLYPGAYWRVVKVEKALDEIGFLINKYKIREIMDDSGTFPVGLWLKEFCEGMIKRGYAKKIRINCNMRFNAGLSKKDYQLMGKAGFRFILYGLESASQATLDKINKNLKVGQISQVLQWAKEAGLMPHLTVMVGYPWEKEKEVMKTISLAHDFFQQGLADSLQATVVIPYPGTPLFKYCDENNLLKTKDWERYDMREPIIKTGINEEKLLRAVRSLYSRSIWTPRFIFNTLKQLNSLDGVKYVGFQGLKYLAKLWEFRK; encoded by the coding sequence ATGAGTCCTAGAAACAAGATGAAGATTGCTATTGCCTATCCGCCGCTTGAATCAGAAAAAGGAGTGCCCCTTCTTTCTCAAAACCGGCAATTTCAGTGGTTTCCCAGTCTTTTGACGACTTACAGTATTTATCCGGTCGTTCCGGCTTCGGCCGCGACGCTTCTTAAAAAGGCGGGACACGAAATTTACTGGTTAGACGGGATTGCCGAGAAATGGAGCTATAAAAAATGGGAAAAAGAATTACAGAAAATAAAACCAGATTTAGTTTTTTTTGAAACAAAAACGCCCGTTGTCAAACGTTATTGGAAGATTATCGATAATTTAAAAGACAAAAGAAATAAAACCAGATATATCTTAGTTGGGGATCACGTGACGGCTTTGCCAGAGGAATCGATGGAAAATTCTAAAGTAGATTATATTTTGACCGGTGGCGATTATGATTTTTTACTTCTGAATTTGGTTAATCATTTAATAAAAGGAGAAAAATTAGAGCCGGGGATCTGGTATAGAAATGAAACTTTGGACATGAAATCTGAAATAAAAAATACGGGAAAGTTTCAGTTAAATCATGATCTTAATAGTTTGCCGACAATTGACAGAAAACTGACGAAATGGGAACTTTACGCTTATAAAAACTCCAATTTCTATCGAGCTCCGGGGGCCTATACAATGTTTGGCAGAGATTGTTGGTGGGGCAGGTGTACCTTTTGTTCGTGGACAACTCTTTATCCGGGAGCCTATTGGCGGGTAGTTAAAGTAGAAAAAGCTCTTGACGAGATAGGATTTTTGATCAATAAATATAAAATCAGGGAAATTATGGACGATAGCGGGACTTTTCCAGTAGGTTTATGGCTTAAAGAATTCTGCGAAGGAATGATTAAACGCGGTTATGCTAAAAAAATAAGAATAAACTGCAATATGAGATTTAACGCTGGACTTAGCAAGAAAGACTACCAATTAATGGGAAAAGCCGGTTTCCGATTTATCCTTTACGGTTTAGAATCGGCTTCACAGGCGACTCTTGATAAGATCAATAAAAACTTAAAAGTTGGACAAATTAGCCAGGTTCTTCAATGGGCTAAAGAGGCCGGACTGATGCCCCATTTAACGGTGATGGTTGGTTATCCTTGGGAGAAAGAAAAAGAGGTTATGAAAACGATTTCTTTAGCTCATGATTTCTTTCAACAGGGTTTGGCAGATTCCCTGCAGGCAACCGTGGTGATTCCGTATCCCGGGACGCCGCTTTTTAAATATTGCGATGAGAATAACTTACTTAAAACCAAAGACTGGGAGCGGTATGATATGCGCGAACCGATTATTAAAACGGGGATCAATGAAGAAAAATTACTAAGGGCGGTCAGGAGTCTTTATAGCCGGTCCATTTGGACGCCGCGTTTTATCTTTAACACTTTAAAACAATTAAATTCTCTTGACGGGGTAAAATACGTGGGCTTTCAGGGACTAAAGTATCTAGCCAAACTTTGGGAATTTAGGAAATAA
- a CDS encoding tetratricopeptide repeat protein, which yields MALTHSQKKYLKKNLKRFSLTKIAADLNISQKEISDYLKNSLPENKYQRILHNNETVVNKKISWKSLIFLLFLVLAVYFNSLSGDFLSDDIAAISHNLTIGHFSHFLFPYLPFFSPPNFFESIIYLLFGPTPIFYHLLNVSFHLGAVLIIFILSDLLFAFPASLFIASLFAVHPLLTESVTWISGIPYTLSSLFLLWSLLNYIAAKNRVVYFFSFLAFFLGLASNEKTVVFPFVLFLYEFSFGNFKKHWPKLLPYFALSFFWAFLYLGSIGQRASILQTSFYQEPGINNPFLQIPVALSSYLKLLFFPINLSFYHTELSFSRNQYFLMLGVLFFFLIVLFYAFFKNRRIFFGLSFFLILLSPTLTPLKITWVVAERYVYLPSLGIIILIGLAIKKIGEILKSQNVSYFLFFLLLVLLSFRTIIRNFDFQNQDNLWLATAKTSPSSPQNHNNLGDLYSRRGELNEALFHFKKAIELQPNYGDAYHNLANTLNQMGKTEEAIANYQKALTLNPGLWQSYQNLAAIYFNHGNFQEAAVNLEKAIKINSQDFNLYTNLGFTYLKLGNKEKAVKNFQQALILNPQDQKAQVGLEESLK from the coding sequence ATGGCTCTCACTCATTCTCAAAAAAAATATCTCAAGAAAAATCTCAAAAGATTTTCGTTGACTAAAATTGCCGCTGATTTAAATATCTCTCAAAAAGAGATCAGTGATTATTTAAAAAATTCTTTGCCAGAAAATAAGTACCAAAGAATTCTTCACAATAATGAAACGGTTGTCAATAAAAAAATTTCTTGGAAATCTCTTATTTTTTTATTATTTTTAGTTTTGGCTGTCTATTTTAATAGTTTATCCGGCGATTTTCTCTCCGACGATATTGCCGCTATCAGCCATAATCTCACTATCGGTCATTTTTCTCATTTCCTTTTTCCTTATCTGCCCTTCTTTTCTCCGCCCAACTTCTTTGAGTCAATCATTTATCTTCTTTTCGGTCCGACGCCAATTTTTTATCATTTACTCAATGTTTCTTTCCATCTCGGAGCGGTTTTAATCATTTTTATCCTTAGCGATCTTTTGTTTGCTTTTCCAGCCAGTCTTTTTATCGCCAGTCTTTTCGCTGTCCATCCGCTTTTAACGGAATCTGTTACCTGGATTTCCGGAATTCCATATACTCTTTCTTCTTTGTTTCTGCTTTGGTCGCTTCTTAACTATATTGCAGCTAAAAACAGAGTTGTTTATTTTTTCTCTTTTCTTGCTTTCTTTTTAGGATTAGCTTCGAACGAAAAAACGGTTGTTTTTCCTTTTGTTTTATTTTTGTATGAATTTTCTTTTGGAAATTTTAAGAAGCACTGGCCAAAATTGCTTCCTTATTTTGCCTTGTCCTTTTTTTGGGCTTTCTTGTATCTTGGCAGTATCGGACAAAGAGCCTCTATCTTACAGACATCCTTTTACCAAGAACCCGGGATAAATAATCCTTTCCTACAAATTCCTGTCGCCCTCAGCTCTTACTTAAAACTGCTCTTTTTCCCTATAAATTTAAGTTTTTATCACACGGAGCTTAGTTTCTCCCGAAATCAATATTTTTTAATGTTGGGAGTTTTGTTTTTCTTCTTGATAGTTCTTTTTTATGCGTTTTTTAAAAACCGCCGCATATTTTTTGGGCTTTCTTTTTTTCTAATTCTTCTCTCGCCAACCTTAACTCCCCTGAAAATAACCTGGGTGGTTGCAGAAAGATATGTCTATTTGCCTTCATTAGGAATAATTATCCTTATTGGTCTGGCGATCAAAAAAATCGGGGAAATTTTAAAAAGTCAAAACGTTTCTTATTTTCTTTTCTTTCTTCTCCTTGTTCTTTTGTCTTTCCGAACAATCATCCGCAATTTTGATTTTCAAAATCAAGACAATCTTTGGCTGGCAACCGCCAAGACTTCCCCCTCGAGTCCGCAAAATCATAATAACTTAGGCGATCTCTATAGCCGCCGGGGAGAGCTAAACGAAGCCTTATTCCATTTCAAAAAAGCCATTGAACTCCAACCTAATTATGGCGATGCTTATCACAACCTTGCCAACACTCTTAATCAAATGGGGAAAACAGAAGAGGCCATTGCTAATTATCAAAAGGCTTTAACTTTAAATCCCGGTCTTTGGCAGTCATACCAAAACCTGGCCGCAATTTATTTTAATCACGGAAATTTCCAAGAAGCCGCTGTAAACCTGGAAAAAGCCATTAAAATTAATTCTCAAGATTTTAATTTATACACCAATTTAGGGTTCACCTACCTTAAACTTGGCAATAAAGAAAAAGCGGTCAAAAATTTTCAACAGGCTTTAATTCTTAATCCTCAAGACCAAAAAGCACAAGTGGGTCTGGAAGAGTCTTTAAAATAA
- a CDS encoding glycosyltransferase: MKASIIIPVKEINDFLRQETIPAILSQTEKDFELLIVVDKESLEKFPKTTILVDAKKSGPADKRDLGAKRAKGEILAFLDDDSYPDQNWLKNALELFKNNKGIAGLCGPTVTPPSDNLFQKASGYVWSSWLGSGGAGTYRCLVSKRREVNDYPTVNFLVRKEDFVKIGGFDSHFWPGEDTKLCYDLVYKLNKKIIYDPRILVYHHRRAVFRAHLEQISRYAVHRGYFAKTLPKTSFRLGYLLPTLFALGLIGGIPVSFILRPLWPFYLLTLSFYFLLLLITSFKISLLEKNLKLGILVGLSIFVTHFTYGLLFIKGFFSRKLRR; this comes from the coding sequence ATGAAAGCCTCAATTATTATTCCGGTTAAAGAAATTAATGACTTTCTTCGTCAAGAGACAATTCCGGCAATTTTATCTCAAACAGAAAAAGATTTTGAATTACTGATTGTCGTCGATAAAGAGTCTTTGGAAAAATTTCCCAAAACGACGATTTTAGTAGACGCAAAAAAAAGCGGACCGGCCGATAAACGAGATTTGGGAGCGAAAAGAGCCAAGGGTGAGATTTTGGCCTTTTTAGACGATGATTCTTATCCGGACCAAAACTGGCTAAAAAATGCCCTGGAGTTATTCAAAAATAATAAAGGAATAGCGGGGCTTTGCGGTCCGACTGTAACTCCTCCTTCTGATAATTTATTCCAAAAAGCTTCGGGATATGTCTGGTCTAGTTGGTTAGGCAGTGGTGGAGCAGGGACATATCGTTGTCTTGTAAGTAAAAGGCGTGAAGTTAATGACTATCCGACGGTTAATTTCTTAGTTCGCAAAGAAGATTTTGTGAAAATCGGCGGTTTTGATTCCCATTTCTGGCCGGGGGAGGACACAAAATTATGTTATGATTTGGTTTATAAATTAAACAAAAAAATCATTTATGACCCTCGTATTTTAGTTTATCATCATCGGCGCGCGGTTTTTAGAGCACATCTTGAACAAATCAGCCGCTATGCCGTCCATCGAGGATACTTTGCCAAAACATTGCCTAAAACCTCTTTCCGCTTGGGTTATCTTCTGCCGACCCTTTTTGCTTTGGGACTTATTGGGGGGATACCTGTTTCTTTTATCCTAAGACCGCTTTGGCCTTTTTATTTGCTGACCTTGTCCTTTTATTTCTTGCTTCTTTTGATAACTTCTTTTAAGATTTCCCTTTTGGAAAAAAATTTGAAACTGGGGATTTTGGTTGGCCTTTCAATTTTTGTGACCCATTTTACCTATGGTCTTTTGTTTATCAAGGGTTTTTTCTCCAGAAAGCTCCGAAGATAA
- a CDS encoding glycosyltransferase produces the protein MKNINHRFLSVVIPTYHQEKIIVKDVKKINAVLKKIRYDYEIIVVVDGKDDKTFSRAKKIEDKKIKVVGYETNHGKGYAVRFGMARTKGDIVAFIDAGMDLDPNGLSMLLEHFEWYNADIIVGSKRHPASQIDYPWQRKIISRVYQMMVRILFGLNVRDTQAGIKFFKREVLENVLPRLIVKTYAFDIEILAVAHRLGYKRIFEAPIRLVWNLEGSIVSQSILRAIFSTLWDTAAVFYRLKILHYYDNSNKRKWRYDKDLDYRVNIG, from the coding sequence ATGAAAAACATTAATCACCGCTTCTTATCTGTCGTAATTCCTACTTATCACCAAGAAAAAATCATTGTTAAAGACGTTAAAAAAATAAACGCTGTTCTTAAAAAAATCAGATATGATTATGAAATTATTGTGGTTGTCGATGGGAAAGACGATAAAACCTTTAGCCGGGCTAAAAAAATCGAAGATAAAAAAATCAAGGTTGTTGGCTACGAGACTAATCATGGAAAAGGTTACGCTGTCAGATTCGGTATGGCCAGAACCAAAGGAGACATCGTAGCTTTTATTGACGCAGGCATGGATTTAGATCCTAATGGTCTCTCCATGCTTTTGGAACATTTTGAATGGTACAACGCAGACATCATTGTTGGTTCGAAACGTCACCCTGCTTCTCAAATAGATTATCCTTGGCAAAGAAAGATTATCAGTCGGGTTTATCAAATGATGGTGAGAATTCTTTTCGGATTAAATGTCCGTGATACTCAAGCAGGTATAAAATTCTTCAAGAGGGAAGTTTTGGAAAATGTCTTGCCGCGTCTTATCGTCAAAACGTACGCTTTTGACATTGAGATTTTAGCGGTAGCTCACAGATTGGGTTATAAAAGAATTTTTGAGGCGCCCATTCGTCTTGTCTGGAATCTGGAAGGAAGTATTGTTTCCCAGTCAATTTTAAGGGCAATTTTTAGTACTCTTTGGGATACGGCGGCGGTTTTTTATCGGCTTAAAATTCTTCATTATTACGATAATTCCAATAAGCGCAAATGGCGCTATGATAAAGATTTAGATTATCGGGTCAATATTGGCTAG